GTGAGCAGCAAAGTATCGCGATAGCAAGAGCTTTATTGAATGATCCTGAATTTATCCTTGCCGATGAACCGACAGGAAATCTTGACCCACAAACTAGCGCCGAAGTACTTGAAGTTTTAAGACAAATCAATGCTTTAGGTAAAACCGTAATCATGGCAACCCATGACTATGCGCTATTAATGAAATTCCCAAACAAAACCTTAAAATGTGAGGATGCAACTATTTTTGAAGTAGTTCAAAGAACAGTGTAATGCTTTCTATTCTTATTCCGATTTATAATTACAATGCTTTTCCATTAGTTTTGGAATTACAAAAGCAATGTTTAGAATGTAATTTGGAGTTTGAAATAATTTGCCAAAATGATGCTTCAAATGTTTTTTTAATTGAAAACAACGAAATAAACATTTTAGAAAATTGTCATTTTTCCTCTAATGAAACCAATTTAGGAAGAGGAAGAAACATCAATAAAATGGCAAGCAAAGCAAACTATGACTGGTTGCTTTTTTTAGATTGTGATACTTTTCCTCAAAGTTCGGATTTTATAAAAAATTATCTTTTAGAGATTCAGAAAAAAGACAATCCGATTATTTTCGGAGGAATACTTTACGATCAAAAAAAACCAGAAAAAAATCAACAATTACGATGGGTTTACGGCCATAAAAGAGAATCACTTTCGGTAGAAAAAAGAAAAGAAAAACCTAACAACAGAGCCTTAACTTCTAATTTATTACTGGAAAAGAAACTTTTTTCACAATATCCTTTTGATGAAAACTTAACAAAATATGGGTACGAAGATTTATATTTTATGATGATTTTAGAAGAAAATAAAATCAAAGTAACTCATATTGAAAACCCAACTTTTCATTTGAATTTAGAGACTTCTATT
The Flavobacterium sp. 5 DNA segment above includes these coding regions:
- a CDS encoding glycosyltransferase, with product MLSILIPIYNYNAFPLVLELQKQCLECNLEFEIICQNDASNVFLIENNEINILENCHFSSNETNLGRGRNINKMASKANYDWLLFLDCDTFPQSSDFIKNYLLEIQKKDNPIIFGGILYDQKKPEKNQQLRWVYGHKRESLSVEKRKEKPNNRALTSNLLLEKKLFSQYPFDENLTKYGYEDLYFMMILEENKIKVTHIENPTFHLNLETSILFLNKTKIALENLLFIFNSKKIDSKDSKIISTYSSLKKLRLTSFTVYLFNLFENKISTQLISNNPSLLLFDLYKLGYFCKLQSNNNSI